One genomic window of Anaerofustis stercorihominis DSM 17244 includes the following:
- a CDS encoding putative signal transducing protein produces the protein MKKKKDDNLVFLNGVRNDTEGCIIEGLLDSCGIKATLKYDTDIAWAEVIIGKSAMPVSIYVNKEDYDKAKEILDSKLEDDEDE, from the coding sequence ATGAAAAAGAAAAAAGATGATAATTTAGTATTTTTGAATGGAGTAAGAAATGATACTGAAGGTTGTATCATTGAAGGGCTTTTAGATTCATGCGGAATAAAAGCTACACTGAAATACGATACCGATATCGCATGGGCTGAAGTGATAATCGGAAAGAGTGCCATGCCTGTAAGTATTTATGTTAATAAGGAAGATTATGATAAAGCAAAAGAAATACTTGACAGTAAATTGGAAGATGATGAAGACGAGTAG
- a CDS encoding glutamate-cysteine ligase family protein translates to MDYYDINLNKLVDYFKSGIKEEKDKSLGLELEHFIVRADTMESVDYYEENGIRDILKLLSPYFEKEIYKDGNLIGLVKDKSNITLEPASQLEISIGPFIDTLDILEEYNYFLLKIKPILKKFNYKMIYAGYQPKSKVDELNLIPKKRYEYMLDYFSKVGSHGKNMMKGSASAQVSVDYFSEEDFKNKFRLANILSPVISFMTDNTNIFEGKHYDKNCVRIGIWNDVDPERSMIVKDALNKDFGFKEYSEYILNSPAILIEDKNGNSVYTRNKKIKDIYCDSELNKKDIEHLISMFFPDVRLKNYVEIRMADCLPIDYVLSYASIIKGIFYSEEAISLLLDKFKYIKDNDVIKAKGEVVNKGYDAKVYGFEIKDLLLSLIELAKDNLCHEEKDRVSLFYDLVKREKTLKILKDERGE, encoded by the coding sequence ATGGATTATTATGACATAAATTTAAATAAACTTGTGGATTATTTTAAAAGTGGTATAAAAGAAGAAAAAGATAAAAGTTTGGGATTGGAACTTGAGCATTTTATCGTAAGAGCAGATACTATGGAAAGTGTCGATTATTATGAAGAAAATGGAATAAGGGATATTTTAAAACTTCTTAGTCCCTATTTTGAAAAAGAGATATATAAAGACGGTAATCTTATCGGACTTGTAAAAGATAAATCCAATATAACTTTGGAACCTGCAAGTCAGCTTGAAATCAGTATAGGTCCTTTTATAGATACTCTGGATATTTTGGAAGAATATAATTATTTTTTACTTAAAATAAAACCGATTTTAAAAAAATTTAATTATAAAATGATATATGCGGGTTATCAGCCAAAATCAAAAGTCGATGAGCTTAATTTGATCCCCAAAAAAAGATATGAATATATGCTTGACTACTTTTCAAAAGTTGGGTCGCACGGTAAAAACATGATGAAAGGCTCTGCTTCGGCACAGGTCAGCGTAGACTATTTTAGTGAAGAAGACTTTAAAAATAAGTTTAGGCTTGCTAATATTTTATCACCTGTTATTTCTTTTATGACCGATAATACCAATATTTTTGAAGGAAAACATTATGATAAAAATTGCGTTAGAATAGGGATATGGAATGATGTCGATCCTGAAAGAAGCATGATAGTAAAGGATGCTTTAAATAAAGATTTTGGATTTAAGGAATATAGTGAATATATATTGAATTCTCCCGCGATCTTGATTGAAGATAAAAACGGAAATAGTGTATATACAAGAAATAAAAAAATAAAGGATATTTATTGTGACAGTGAATTAAATAAAAAGGATATAGAGCATTTGATTTCTATGTTTTTCCCTGATGTAAGACTTAAAAATTATGTTGAGATAAGAATGGCAGACTGTCTACCGATAGATTATGTACTGTCTTATGCAAGTATAATCAAAGGTATTTTTTATAGTGAAGAGGCAATATCATTACTTCTTGATAAATTTAAGTATATAAAAGATAACGATGTGATTAAGGCGAAGGGCGAAGTTGTAAATAAAGGATATGACGCTAAGGTTTATGGTTTTGAAATCAAAGATTTATTGTTAAGCCTGATTGAACTTGCAAAAGATAATTTGTGTCATGAAGAAAAAGACAGAGTCAGTTTATTTTATGATTTAGTGAAAAGGGAAAAGACTTTAAAAATATTAAAAGATGAGAGAGGTGAATAG